In a genomic window of Erigeron canadensis isolate Cc75 chromosome 5, C_canadensis_v1, whole genome shotgun sequence:
- the LOC122601027 gene encoding uncharacterized mitochondrial protein AtMg00810-like, with protein sequence MATVHNILAITASKHWKIHQMDVNNAFLHGDLFEEVYMKMPLGIPNPENKVCRLRSLFMVSNKRVDNVYVDDILVTGSDPNFVSQLKNFLHQEFTIKGLGFLNYFLGLEVHYSTNGIVLAQHKFTQELLADAGFLDAKPVVTPLPQNMKFSDPCSPYLKDQSTYRSLIEKKNFLTHTHPDLAFAVQTLSEFLQNPQQIHLDGVHHLLRYLKGISGQGILLNGTDQLSLHAYSDSDWAACPVTRRSVTGYVILIGGSPISWKSKKQSTISGSSSEAEYRAMAAAAAEITWLIRLLEEFGVTGLKPVTLHCDNQSALHVAKNPVFHERTKHIEIDCYFTRD encoded by the exons ATGGCAACCGTTCACAACATCCTTGCTATTACTGCTTCTAAGCACTGGAAAAtacatcaaatggatgtcaacaATGCTTTTCTTCATGGTGATCTTTTTGAAGAGGTTTATATGAAAATGCCTCTTGGTATTCCTAATCCCGAAAACAAGGTTTGTCGACTTCGAAGTCTCTTTATGGTCTCAAACAAGCGAGTCGACAATG TTTATGTAGATGACATCTTGGTTACTGGTTCAGATCCAAATTTCGTTTCTCAACTCAAGAATTTTCTACATCAAGAGTTCACTATTAAAGGCTTAGGTTTTCTTAATTACTTTCTAGGGTTGGAGGTTCATTATTCTACCAATGGCATCGTTCTCGCTCAACACAAGTTTACTCAAGAATTACTTGCTGATGCTGGTTTCCTTGATGCAAAACCAGTGGTTACTCCACTCCCACAAAACATGAAGTTTTCCGATCCATGCAGCCCTTACCTTAAGGATCAGTCCACTTACCGTTCTTTgatcgaaaaaaaaaatttcttgacACACACTCATCCTGATTTGGCCTTTGCGGTTCAGACTTTGAGTGAATTTCTACAGAATCCGCAACAAATTCATTTAGATGGAGTTCATCATTTGCTACGGTATCTAAAGGGGATTAGCGGACAGGGTATTTTGCTCAATGGTACTGATCAACTCAGTCTACATGCTTATTCTGATTCAGATTGGGCCGCTTGTCCCGTTACTCGTCGGTCAGTCACTGGGTATGTCATTCTAATCGGCGGATCTCCAATTAGTTGGAAATCTAAAAAGCAGTCTACAATTTCAGGTTCGTCCTCTGAAGCTGAGTATCGTGCCATGGCTGCGGCAGCAGCTGAAATTACTTGGCTGATTCGCCTGCTCGAAGAGTTTGGTGTTACTGGTTTAAAACCTGTCACCCTTCATTGTGATAATCAGTCGGCGTTACATGTTGCTAAGAATCCTGTATTCCATGAACGAACAAAGCATATTGAAATTGATTGTTATTTCACACGTGATTAA